Proteins from a genomic interval of Streptomyces fodineus:
- a CDS encoding 2OG-Fe dioxygenase family protein — protein sequence MQRSTKAVISGRFTALVSWPRLDHPTDLIGVSAEESRPAMSNDDRIADPALNQNGENMGTVATPVLSRLLADGFTRYSSESFLSRVEHDDPGMLLKKLSDAFTELPADPYGRDANRYRRYGRAVYVPWEHTLMWTPPVDDPAAGPVTVYYQGTHNPEHAGEHRRFAAVPAEVQANELLRQIILFDAAEAAQSEELRTGLVHVGVHFVKLAVDTAEDEAVSSPNELHQDGEPFTFAHLISRDNVTGGVNVIAPPRCAGLRPDEVAGELLQAQFTLESPLDSYAVHDPQVSHYVSPVRRGPESRRGERCVLLVDFTPYVPQI from the coding sequence ATGCAACGATCAACGAAAGCGGTGATCTCCGGGAGATTTACCGCACTCGTTTCCTGGCCACGTCTTGATCATCCAACGGATTTGATCGGCGTGTCGGCCGAAGAGAGCCGACCAGCCATGTCGAACGACGACAGAATCGCAGACCCTGCACTGAACCAGAACGGGGAAAACATGGGAACCGTGGCGACTCCTGTCCTTTCACGTCTCCTTGCGGACGGCTTCACCCGTTACTCCAGCGAATCCTTCTTAAGCCGCGTCGAGCACGACGACCCGGGCATGCTTCTCAAGAAACTGTCGGACGCTTTCACCGAACTGCCGGCCGACCCGTACGGCCGGGACGCGAACCGATACCGCCGGTACGGCCGCGCTGTGTACGTTCCGTGGGAACACACGCTGATGTGGACGCCTCCGGTCGATGATCCGGCCGCCGGGCCGGTGACCGTCTACTACCAGGGCACGCACAACCCCGAGCACGCCGGCGAGCACCGCCGCTTCGCCGCCGTTCCGGCCGAAGTCCAGGCGAACGAACTGCTGCGTCAGATCATTCTCTTCGACGCCGCCGAGGCCGCCCAGTCGGAGGAACTCCGCACGGGCCTTGTGCATGTCGGCGTCCACTTCGTGAAGCTTGCCGTCGACACCGCCGAGGACGAAGCCGTGTCCTCGCCGAACGAACTCCACCAGGACGGCGAGCCGTTCACCTTCGCACACCTGATCAGCCGTGACAACGTTACCGGCGGGGTGAACGTGATCGCTCCACCCCGGTGCGCGGGCCTGCGCCCCGACGAGGTGGCCGGCGAACTGCTGCAGGCGCAGTTCACGCTCGAAAGCCCCCTGGACTCCTACGCGGTCCACGACCCGCAGGTCAGCCACTACGTCAGCCCCGTCCGGCGCGGCCCCGAGTCCCGTCGCGGGGAACGCTGCGTCCTGCTGGTCGACTTCACCCCTTACGTGCCGCAGATCTGA
- a CDS encoding alpha/beta fold hydrolase — MTSQSATPVPTHTSASAPAPVAVDLGDARAPRTACVLAPVMAQWDHGAFLGPVAGALTSGHRVTVYDTLSLLREGDDLAALAGRWAEILRAEQPDLLVGNALGGAVVQQLLGRPWTHRARVVLLSAPTVADGLLDATLERIAAAVTTHGTATALRLLEEVVRGPAGPVPARADHPHLDDDPLRGWRLATGLRLLRRADARRAVEAFPGRLLHVYGTESHLVQHHHLATGPGHARVGIPRAGMRPHADQPEATRRAIAAFLAPPVNEEDT; from the coding sequence GTGACCTCGCAGTCCGCGACACCGGTGCCGACGCACACCAGCGCGTCGGCACCGGCCCCGGTCGCCGTAGACCTGGGCGACGCGCGGGCACCCCGCACCGCGTGCGTACTCGCCCCCGTCATGGCCCAGTGGGACCACGGGGCCTTCCTCGGACCCGTCGCCGGGGCACTGACGTCCGGCCACCGGGTGACGGTGTACGACACCCTGTCGCTGCTGCGCGAGGGCGACGACCTCGCGGCGCTCGCCGGCCGCTGGGCGGAGATCCTCCGCGCCGAGCAGCCCGATCTGCTCGTGGGCAACGCCCTGGGCGGCGCCGTCGTCCAGCAGCTCCTCGGCCGGCCGTGGACCCATCGGGCCCGCGTCGTCCTGCTCTCCGCCCCCACGGTGGCCGACGGGCTGCTCGACGCCACCCTGGAACGCATCGCCGCCGCCGTGACCACGCACGGCACCGCGACCGCACTGCGCCTGCTCGAAGAGGTGGTACGCGGCCCGGCGGGACCCGTGCCCGCCCGCGCGGACCACCCCCACCTCGACGACGACCCGCTGCGCGGATGGCGCCTGGCCACCGGACTGCGCCTGCTGCGCCGCGCCGACGCCCGCCGCGCCGTGGAGGCCTTCCCCGGGCGGCTGCTGCACGTCTACGGCACCGAGTCCCACCTCGTCCAGCACCACCACCTCGCCACCGGCCCCGGGCACGCCCGCGTCGGCATCCCGCGCGCGGGCATGCGCCCCCACGCCGACCAGCCGGAAGCCACCCGGCGGGCCATCGCCGCTTTCCTGGCACCACCCGTCAACGAAGAGGACACATGA
- a CDS encoding isocitrate/isopropylmalate family dehydrogenase encodes MSSKTVAVLPGDGIGPEVLDAALPVIDALGLPITLEHGDIGWEFWRTEGDPVPQRTWDLIGRSDAVLLGATTSKPGREALTDLEPHLRERAPRYVSPIIQLRQRLDLFANLRPVESYLGGTPYRFCVVRENTEGLYAGLDWDRVPEELWPLVAGHPNARLSGPDGTTASVRMLTRHGLDRILRFAFEHARAHGHPRVTLADKPNVLRHSSAYARERLEEIAADYPEIEYEILNVDAVALWMARRPERFGVVVAENMFGDILSDLGGGVMGGLGLAPSANIGENGNYFEPVHGSAPALAGTGRANPLAAFLTIGLLLEHLGFGEAADEVRGAVSHVTRRRDRVTYDLGGSATTTECAASVLDACRAVPRAHSAAVVTVGDELLRAALEDTNAGEASRRLAARGVPVRIRHTVGDDEAAIADAVRASIGRDDVVVVIGGLGPTSDDVTRTGVARAVGLPLEHREEAWQGVVERLTRFGVAVHDDNRRQAQFPQGADLLPNTGGTAWGCRLGIQGTTVVMLPGPPRECLPMLDAVLQSGLPHLPEPEPVSTVFRRTLGVIEADAAAAVDALVRDLGLHVKPAYRWHYPYVDVRIDCPPDSAAELAKRLDDALGAYVVTSRERTAVQELAELLDARGLALAADDRVTGGRFAAELAAERRPAQAGTASGHLSVTLDASWDGGGPQDHTGTVRLLCTLNDRGQEHTGELTVPNRGPEVVAYACQFAAWTLARRLVEETA; translated from the coding sequence ATGAGCAGCAAGACCGTCGCAGTCCTTCCAGGCGATGGCATCGGCCCCGAGGTACTCGATGCGGCCCTCCCGGTGATCGACGCCCTCGGCCTGCCCATCACCCTGGAACACGGGGACATCGGGTGGGAGTTCTGGCGCACCGAGGGCGACCCGGTACCGCAGCGCACCTGGGACCTGATCGGCCGCAGTGACGCCGTCCTGCTCGGAGCCACCACCAGCAAGCCTGGGCGCGAGGCCCTCACCGACCTCGAACCGCACCTGCGCGAGCGGGCCCCGCGCTATGTCTCCCCCATCATCCAACTCCGCCAGCGCCTCGATTTGTTCGCCAACCTCCGGCCGGTCGAGAGCTACCTCGGCGGCACCCCGTACCGCTTCTGCGTCGTACGCGAGAACACCGAGGGCCTCTACGCCGGACTCGACTGGGACCGGGTGCCCGAGGAACTGTGGCCGCTCGTCGCCGGCCACCCCAACGCCCGCCTGAGCGGCCCCGACGGCACCACGGCCAGCGTGCGGATGCTCACCCGGCACGGCCTCGACCGGATCCTGCGCTTCGCCTTCGAGCACGCCCGGGCCCACGGGCACCCCCGCGTCACCCTCGCCGACAAACCGAACGTCCTGCGGCACAGCAGCGCGTACGCCCGCGAGCGGCTGGAGGAGATCGCGGCGGACTACCCGGAGATCGAGTACGAGATCCTCAACGTGGACGCCGTCGCGCTGTGGATGGCCCGGCGGCCGGAGCGGTTCGGGGTCGTCGTCGCCGAGAACATGTTCGGCGACATCCTCTCCGACCTCGGCGGCGGCGTGATGGGCGGACTCGGCCTCGCGCCCAGCGCCAACATCGGGGAGAACGGCAACTACTTCGAGCCGGTGCACGGCAGCGCCCCCGCCCTCGCCGGCACCGGCCGGGCCAACCCGCTCGCCGCCTTCCTCACCATCGGCCTGCTCCTGGAACACCTCGGGTTCGGCGAGGCCGCGGACGAGGTGCGGGGCGCGGTCTCGCACGTCACCCGCCGCCGCGACCGGGTGACGTACGACCTCGGCGGCAGCGCGACCACCACCGAGTGCGCCGCGTCCGTGCTGGACGCCTGCCGTGCCGTACCGCGCGCCCACAGCGCCGCCGTCGTCACCGTCGGGGACGAACTGCTGCGCGCCGCCCTGGAGGACACCAACGCCGGTGAGGCGTCCCGCAGGCTCGCCGCGCGCGGTGTGCCGGTCCGGATCCGGCACACCGTCGGTGACGACGAGGCGGCGATCGCGGACGCCGTGCGCGCCTCCATCGGCCGGGACGACGTGGTCGTGGTCATCGGCGGCCTCGGCCCCACCTCGGACGACGTGACCCGGACCGGTGTCGCCCGCGCCGTCGGCCTGCCGCTGGAGCACCGCGAGGAGGCCTGGCAGGGGGTCGTCGAGCGGCTCACCCGCTTCGGGGTCGCCGTCCACGACGACAACCGCCGCCAGGCGCAGTTCCCGCAGGGCGCGGACCTGCTGCCCAACACGGGCGGCACCGCCTGGGGCTGCCGCCTCGGCATCCAGGGCACCACCGTGGTGATGCTCCCCGGCCCGCCGCGCGAGTGCCTGCCGATGCTCGACGCCGTACTGCAGAGCGGCCTGCCTCACCTGCCCGAACCGGAGCCCGTCAGCACGGTGTTCCGCCGCACCCTCGGCGTCATCGAGGCGGACGCCGCCGCCGCGGTGGACGCCCTCGTCCGGGACCTGGGGCTGCACGTCAAGCCCGCCTACCGCTGGCACTACCCGTACGTGGACGTCCGGATCGACTGCCCGCCCGACAGCGCCGCGGAGCTCGCCAAGCGGCTGGACGACGCGCTCGGGGCGTATGTGGTCACCAGCCGGGAGCGCACCGCCGTCCAGGAACTGGCCGAGCTGCTCGACGCCCGCGGCCTGGCCCTGGCGGCGGACGACCGTGTCACCGGCGGCCGGTTCGCCGCCGAGCTGGCCGCCGAACGGCGCCCGGCGCAGGCCGGGACCGCATCCGGCCACCTCTCCGTGACGCTCGACGCGAGCTGGGACGGCGGCGGCCCGCAGGACCACACCGGCACCGTCCGCCTCCTGTGCACCCTGAACGACCGCGGACAGGAGCACACCGGTGAACTGACCGTCCCCAACCGCGGCCCCGAAGTCGTCGCGTATGCCTGCCAGTTCGCCGCCTGGACCCTCGCCCGCCGCCTCGTGGAGGAGACCGCATGA
- a CDS encoding RraA family protein: MTTAPAGPFLDGALRARLARLDTAALSDAMDSLRAAPCVLPGIAARVPGTVAFGPAFTVRYRTLEEDGAFHNAANYIDDVPPGAVVVVDNGGTGACTNWGSLLTSVALRRGVAGTVVHGAVRDVRETREAGYPLFSSAVTMVSGKNRVVLDRTGTALDIAGTVVDPGDLVFADDNGALRIPAGLVEEVVRRAEAVERTERRIREAALEGTRLDEARARFGYARPWEDEGHDDAH, encoded by the coding sequence ATGACCACCGCACCCGCCGGCCCCTTCCTGGACGGCGCCCTGCGCGCCCGCCTGGCCCGGCTGGACACCGCCGCCCTGTCCGACGCGATGGACAGCCTGCGGGCGGCGCCCTGCGTGCTGCCGGGCATCGCGGCACGCGTTCCGGGCACCGTGGCGTTCGGCCCGGCGTTCACCGTGCGCTACCGGACCCTCGAGGAGGACGGCGCCTTCCACAACGCCGCCAACTACATCGACGACGTACCGCCCGGCGCCGTGGTGGTCGTCGACAACGGCGGCACCGGCGCCTGCACCAACTGGGGCTCCCTGCTGACCTCCGTGGCGCTGCGCCGGGGGGTCGCGGGCACCGTCGTACACGGCGCCGTCCGTGATGTGCGCGAGACCCGCGAGGCCGGATACCCGCTGTTCAGCTCGGCCGTCACCATGGTCAGCGGCAAGAACCGGGTGGTGCTGGACCGCACCGGCACCGCCCTGGACATCGCCGGCACCGTCGTCGACCCCGGCGACCTGGTCTTCGCCGACGACAACGGCGCGCTGCGCATCCCCGCCGGCCTCGTCGAGGAGGTCGTCCGCCGGGCCGAGGCGGTCGAGCGCACGGAACGGCGCATCCGGGAGGCCGCCCTGGAGGGCACCCGGCTGGACGAGGCCCGGGCCCGCTTCGGCTACGCCCGCCCCTGGGAGGACGAGGGGCACGATGACGCCCACTGA
- a CDS encoding DUF6282 family protein — translation MTPTDPRPATPAQAGFVDVHYHVGPDAYVRRHTAASAGATYAGLGGWVVLKNHLGSTAAQAWEARRQGLPVSGSIVLNDIAGGLDPRVVEQAVIQHGDDSGLRLIVHLPTATGRAHKSRLARTPAHPLLAREGLRPLTVTDEDGTLRPEVREILRMARDLPLVISTGHADGHEVRLLAEEAVRLDVRLMLNQPANPMTGLTCSDLLDIASAQQVWTEQTALTYLLGYQDWDDFSAVLARVPRVVYSSDLGQTSQMDIEEWRTSSRDWFAKAGLDEARITEIVRDAPLRMLGV, via the coding sequence ATGACGCCCACTGACCCCCGGCCGGCCACCCCGGCACAGGCCGGGTTCGTCGACGTCCACTACCACGTCGGCCCCGACGCCTACGTACGACGGCACACCGCGGCCTCGGCCGGGGCCACTTACGCCGGGCTCGGCGGTTGGGTGGTCCTGAAGAACCACCTGGGATCCACCGCGGCCCAGGCGTGGGAGGCCCGCCGGCAGGGCCTGCCCGTCTCGGGGTCGATCGTGCTCAACGACATCGCGGGCGGCCTGGATCCCCGCGTGGTCGAGCAGGCGGTGATCCAGCACGGGGACGACAGCGGTCTGCGGCTCATAGTCCACCTCCCCACGGCCACCGGGCGCGCCCACAAGAGCCGTCTGGCCCGTACCCCGGCCCACCCGCTGCTGGCCCGGGAGGGCCTGCGCCCGCTCACCGTCACGGACGAGGACGGCACGCTCCGCCCCGAGGTGCGCGAGATCCTGCGCATGGCCCGGGACCTGCCGCTCGTGATCTCCACCGGCCACGCCGACGGACACGAGGTACGGCTGCTGGCCGAGGAAGCGGTGCGGCTCGACGTACGTCTGATGCTCAACCAGCCGGCCAACCCGATGACCGGCCTGACCTGCTCCGACCTTCTCGACATCGCGTCGGCGCAGCAGGTCTGGACCGAGCAGACCGCACTCACGTACCTGCTGGGCTACCAGGACTGGGACGACTTCTCCGCCGTCCTCGCCCGGGTCCCGCGGGTGGTCTACAGCTCCGACCTGGGGCAGACCTCCCAGATGGACATCGAGGAGTGGCGGACGAGCAGCCGGGACTGGTTCGCGAAGGCGGGCCTGGACGAGGCGCGGATCACCGAGATCGTCCGGGACGCGCCGCTGAGGATGCTCGGCGTGTGA
- a CDS encoding MazG-like family protein: MTDQDTAAITDTADAPDALWPAVDEIWARLEATRKHPGTEGLLLRVLKLSEEVGEVAEAIIGTTGQNPRKGVTHTWEDVQAELCDVVITALVALRTLTPEAREVFEGHLDRVTRRSRGA; encoded by the coding sequence ATGACCGATCAGGACACCGCCGCCATCACGGACACCGCCGACGCCCCCGACGCCCTCTGGCCGGCCGTCGACGAGATCTGGGCCCGCCTGGAGGCCACCCGCAAACACCCCGGCACCGAGGGCCTCCTCCTGCGCGTCCTGAAGCTCTCGGAGGAGGTCGGTGAGGTCGCCGAGGCGATCATCGGCACGACCGGCCAGAACCCCCGCAAGGGCGTCACCCACACCTGGGAGGACGTACAGGCGGAACTGTGCGACGTGGTGATCACGGCCCTGGTGGCGCTGCGCACGCTGACACCTGAGGCGCGGGAGGTGTTCGAGGGGCATCTGGACCGGGTGACACGGCGCTCCCGGGGTGCGTGA
- a CDS encoding DoxX family protein, which translates to MSCYDRRDLGLLLLRLGTGGVLAAHGAQKLFGWFGGHGLEGTGQFMESVGYAPGRASATAAGLAEAGGGALLALGLATPAAGAAAAGAMAGASAVHAPSGFFAQEGGYEHAASLGLAATGLAIAGPGRLSLDHALGHVFDRGWMVPLALGVTAAATAVVIGARNQRVRAKVEGEQEVLFEEFEE; encoded by the coding sequence GTGAGCTGTTACGACCGACGTGATCTGGGACTGCTGCTGCTCCGGCTGGGGACCGGCGGGGTGCTGGCCGCGCACGGCGCGCAGAAGCTGTTCGGCTGGTTCGGCGGGCACGGTCTGGAGGGCACCGGCCAGTTCATGGAGTCCGTCGGCTACGCACCCGGCAGGGCGAGTGCGACGGCGGCGGGCCTCGCGGAGGCGGGTGGCGGCGCCCTGCTCGCCCTGGGCCTGGCGACCCCGGCGGCGGGCGCGGCGGCGGCCGGGGCGATGGCGGGGGCGTCGGCGGTCCACGCGCCCAGCGGCTTCTTCGCCCAGGAGGGCGGCTACGAGCACGCGGCGAGCCTGGGCCTCGCGGCGACGGGCCTCGCGATCGCGGGCCCGGGCCGCCTCTCCCTGGACCACGCCCTCGGCCATGTCTTCGACCGCGGCTGGATGGTGCCGCTGGCCCTGGGGGTCACGGCGGCGGCCACGGCGGTGGTGATCGGGGCCCGCAACCAGCGGGTCCGCGCCAAGGTGGAGGGTGAGCAGGAGGTGTTGTTCGAGGAGTTCGAGGAGTAG
- a CDS encoding nuclear transport factor 2 family protein produces MTIQPARLSDPAVRAFVNAVNSHDREGFMALLAPGATMSDDGSDRDLAEWIDEEIFSSHGHMEVDKESSGGRALLARYRNDTWGEMRTRWTFTVADDGRISRFETGQA; encoded by the coding sequence ATGACGATTCAGCCAGCCAGACTCAGCGACCCGGCCGTCCGGGCCTTCGTCAACGCCGTCAACTCCCATGACCGCGAGGGCTTCATGGCGCTCCTCGCCCCCGGCGCGACCATGTCCGACGACGGCTCCGACCGTGACCTCGCCGAGTGGATCGATGAGGAGATCTTCTCCTCCCACGGCCATATGGAGGTCGACAAGGAGTCCTCCGGCGGCCGGGCCCTGCTGGCCCGCTACCGCAACGACACCTGGGGCGAGATGCGCACCCGGTGGACCTTCACCGTCGCGGACGACGGACGGATCTCCCGCTTCGAGACCGGACAGGCATAA
- a CDS encoding D-alanyl-D-alanine carboxypeptidase family protein yields the protein MRECSRPSRRALLGLTAAALPLSTATEAAATTVIGGERLARNGVQVRGASGLPGKLTARSWLLADGESGEVLASFGAHRRLAPASTLKMLFADTVLKKFDRTEHYKVTDADLADVPAGSSLVGIKPGITYTVEQLWQGVFLRSGNDAVHVLAHMNGGIARTVAEMQAKAADLQALDTHVVSPDGFDHPGQISSAYDLTLFARHGLKNPDFRGYCGTRTADFPAGGKKTFQIQNTDRLLTGAWGLKAYDGLIGVKNGYTSNAGNTFTGAATRGGRTLLVTVMHPAEGSNAVYEQAAALLDWGFGRGRSAQAVGTLVEPLSEGGASASAAPARKAAQAAAGAPGMGSGGSSPQRVAEGVGLTALLLTAGAVMVVKRRRRAVATYAAAEPEPGAVEDGGTAEPGGRHRR from the coding sequence GTGCGTGAATGTTCCCGCCCCAGCCGGCGTGCCCTCCTCGGACTGACGGCCGCCGCCCTTCCGTTGTCCACGGCCACCGAGGCCGCCGCGACCACCGTCATCGGGGGTGAGCGGCTGGCCCGTAACGGAGTCCAGGTGCGCGGCGCCTCCGGACTGCCCGGCAAACTCACCGCCCGCTCCTGGCTGCTCGCCGACGGCGAGAGCGGCGAGGTGCTCGCCTCGTTCGGCGCGCACCGGCGGCTCGCGCCCGCGTCCACGCTGAAGATGCTGTTCGCGGACACCGTGCTGAAGAAGTTCGACCGCACCGAGCACTACAAGGTCACCGACGCCGACCTCGCCGATGTGCCGGCCGGCTCCAGCCTGGTCGGCATCAAGCCCGGCATCACCTACACCGTCGAGCAGCTGTGGCAGGGCGTGTTCCTGCGCTCCGGCAACGACGCCGTGCACGTCCTCGCGCACATGAACGGCGGCATCGCCAGGACCGTCGCCGAGATGCAGGCCAAGGCGGCGGACCTGCAGGCCCTGGACACCCATGTGGTCAGCCCCGACGGCTTCGACCATCCGGGCCAGATCTCCTCGGCGTACGACCTCACGCTGTTCGCCCGCCACGGCCTGAAGAACCCCGACTTCCGCGGTTACTGCGGCACGAGGACCGCCGACTTCCCGGCGGGCGGCAAGAAGACCTTCCAGATCCAGAACACCGACCGTCTGCTGACCGGGGCGTGGGGCCTGAAGGCGTACGACGGCCTGATCGGCGTCAAGAACGGCTACACCAGCAACGCCGGCAACACCTTCACCGGTGCGGCCACGAGGGGCGGACGCACCCTGCTGGTGACGGTCATGCATCCCGCCGAGGGCAGCAACGCCGTCTACGAGCAGGCCGCCGCGCTGCTCGACTGGGGCTTCGGGCGCGGGCGTTCGGCGCAGGCCGTGGGCACGCTGGTCGAACCGCTCAGCGAGGGCGGGGCGAGCGCGAGTGCGGCGCCCGCGCGCAAGGCGGCCCAGGCGGCGGCCGGCGCGCCCGGCATGGGCTCCGGCGGGTCGTCGCCCCAGCGGGTGGCGGAAGGCGTGGGGCTCACGGCGCTGCTGCTGACGGCGGGCGCGGTGATGGTGGTGAAGCGGCGCCGCAGGGCGGTCGCGACGTACGCGGCGGCCGAGCCGGAGCCCGGGGCCGTGGAGGACGGCGGGACGGCGGAGCCCGGCGGCCGGCACCGGCGCTGA
- a CDS encoding SDR family oxidoreductase yields MTDRESKIAVVTGAGSGIGRAVAVELLRAGWSVALAGRRTETLEETAGLVPRGAGLTVRTDVSRPEDVDALFAATVDRFGRVDLLFNNAGTFGPGGIPVEELSYDAWRHVVDTNLNGAFLCAQAAYRRMKEQDPQGGRIINNGSISAHTPRPLSVAYTATKHALTGLTKSLSLDGRPYNIAVGQIDIGNAATDMTARMQAGALQANGRVAPEPVMDVADVARTVRHMAELPLGANVQFATVLATAMPYIGRG; encoded by the coding sequence ATGACTGACAGGGAATCGAAGATCGCGGTGGTGACCGGCGCCGGTTCCGGCATCGGGCGGGCCGTCGCCGTGGAACTGCTGCGGGCCGGCTGGTCGGTGGCGCTGGCCGGCCGGCGTACCGAGACGCTGGAGGAGACGGCGGGACTGGTGCCGCGGGGCGCCGGTCTCACCGTACGCACCGACGTGTCCCGGCCCGAGGACGTGGACGCGCTGTTCGCGGCGACGGTGGACCGGTTCGGGCGGGTGGACCTGCTGTTCAACAACGCGGGGACCTTCGGGCCCGGCGGGATCCCGGTCGAGGAGCTGTCCTACGACGCGTGGCGGCACGTGGTGGACACCAACCTCAACGGGGCGTTCCTGTGTGCGCAGGCGGCGTACCGGCGGATGAAGGAGCAGGACCCGCAGGGCGGCCGGATCATCAACAACGGCTCCATCTCGGCGCACACGCCCCGTCCGCTCTCGGTCGCCTACACCGCGACCAAGCACGCGCTGACCGGCCTGACCAAGTCGCTGTCGCTGGACGGGCGGCCGTACAACATCGCGGTCGGCCAGATCGACATCGGCAACGCGGCGACCGACATGACGGCCCGGATGCAGGCCGGGGCGCTCCAGGCGAACGGCCGGGTGGCCCCCGAGCCGGTGATGGACGTGGCCGACGTGGCGCGCACCGTGCGGCACATGGCCGAGCTGCCGCTGGGGGCGAACGTGCAGTTCGCGACGGTGCTGGCGACGGCGATGCCGTACATCGGGCGGGGCTGA
- a CDS encoding multidrug effflux MFS transporter: protein MHERTAAPTSSPAPARATAARRTGLLLTLVLGGLTATPPLAMDMYLPSLPEVTGSLHAPAATVQLTLTACLLGMALGQLIVGPMSDRWGRRRPLLAGLAVYVLATALCALAPNAGTLVAFRLAQGLAGAAGIVIARAVVRDLYDGMAMARFFSTLMLISGAAPIVAPLIGGQILRVTDWRGVFVVLTAIGVLLAALVRLCLPETLPPADRHGGGVGEALRSMRALLADPPFTGYMLAGGFAFAALFAYISASPFVIQEIYGASPQTFSLLFGLNSVGLVIAGQVNGKVLVGRVGLDKVLACGLALIVAAATALLLMSTGALGEVGLAPVAAALFVLMSAMGITLPNAQSLALLRTRHAAGSAAALLGTSSFLVGAVASPLVGVAGERTAVPMAVVQLVGALVATACFVGMCRPWSTRGNTCAGPEGDEN, encoded by the coding sequence ATGCACGAGCGCACGGCGGCACCCACGTCCTCGCCTGCGCCCGCGCGGGCGACAGCGGCGCGCCGCACCGGCCTGCTCCTCACCCTCGTCCTCGGCGGCCTGACCGCGACACCCCCGCTCGCGATGGACATGTACCTCCCGTCCCTGCCGGAGGTCACCGGGTCCCTGCACGCGCCCGCCGCCACCGTCCAGCTCACCCTCACCGCCTGCCTGCTGGGCATGGCCCTCGGGCAGCTGATCGTCGGCCCGATGAGCGACCGCTGGGGCCGCCGCCGCCCGCTGCTCGCCGGCCTCGCCGTCTACGTCCTCGCGACCGCCCTGTGCGCCCTCGCGCCGAACGCCGGGACACTGGTCGCCTTCCGGCTGGCGCAGGGCCTCGCGGGCGCGGCGGGGATCGTCATCGCCCGGGCCGTCGTACGCGACCTGTACGACGGCATGGCCATGGCCCGTTTCTTCTCCACCCTGATGCTGATCTCCGGGGCCGCGCCGATCGTGGCCCCGCTGATCGGCGGGCAGATCCTGCGGGTGACGGACTGGCGGGGCGTGTTCGTGGTCCTCACGGCGATCGGCGTGCTGCTCGCCGCCCTCGTCCGGCTGTGCCTGCCGGAGACCCTGCCACCCGCCGACCGGCACGGCGGGGGAGTGGGCGAGGCCCTGCGCTCGATGCGCGCCCTGCTCGCCGACCCGCCCTTCACCGGCTACATGCTGGCCGGCGGCTTCGCCTTCGCCGCGCTGTTCGCGTACATATCCGCGTCCCCCTTCGTGATCCAGGAGATCTACGGCGCCTCCCCGCAGACCTTCAGCCTGCTGTTCGGCCTCAACTCGGTCGGCCTGGTGATCGCCGGACAGGTCAACGGCAAGGTGCTGGTCGGCCGGGTCGGCCTGGACAAGGTGCTGGCCTGCGGCCTCGCGCTGATCGTGGCCGCCGCGACCGCCCTGCTGCTGATGTCCACCGGCGCCCTCGGCGAGGTCGGCCTCGCCCCCGTCGCCGCCGCGCTCTTCGTCCTGATGTCCGCCATGGGCATCACGCTGCCCAACGCCCAGTCCCTCGCCCTGCTGCGCACCCGGCACGCCGCGGGCTCCGCCGCCGCGCTGCTCGGCACCTCCTCCTTCCTCGTCGGCGCGGTCGCCTCGCCGCTCGTCGGCGTCGCCGGAGAGCGCACCGCCGTACCCATGGCGGTGGTCCAACTGGTGGGAGCACTGGTCGCGACGGCCTGCTTCGTGGGAATGTGCCGTCCCTGGAGCACACGTGGGAACACCTGTGCGGGGCCGGAGGGAGACGAGAACTGA